CAGAATGCTTGCCTCTCGTGTCATCGTCTGGTCCCATTCTAACCGTATTCTGGCACACAgacacttaattaacaaattgtaaaattaatattaaattttttaaaatatataCGCGAAACAGTTTATCAACATATGgcaattacaaaatttaagaTTGCTTTACAGCCTGCTTTGCGTTTCTCGTTTTCTATGTCAACCAATACGGTACggtcacttaattaattaagacgcTCATGCAGGCTTCtgtttttgctgtttttgGAGATATGtaaaacatgcatgcagagcGGTATTGGGCTTGTCTGATCTAGACAACAGTATAGTCTAGTAGACTACGTAAAGTAGCCTAGCGTGTAAACATGCATAGTAACGACTAAAGTGTACATTTGCCGGTTTCTgctgcacttaattaattaaacttgtgGGCCTTTGGCTAGATCCAAACATATACACTTGCAGGTCGTTAGTAGCCAATTTTGAAATAACCAATCATCAATACTTATAATTATTGAACTACAAACATTCAAATTTGGATTTCAAATCGATCAGATACGCATACGTGCTCGGCGATACTTCGGATAACAATTTACACGCAAACTACAATACGAAGGTCTTCAATCTAAGTCGGTAGAGTATCCTACTACTTGTTTTGCAAGATCTTGGATTCTTGACATCAGCTGTTTTACAGACGGTCGATCTTCTGGCATTTTCCAGCAGTCTTGCATGATAGCGTACCACTCATCTTCGACGCTAGCGGCTTTTTCAGGTCGCAGACCGTCGTCGCACACTTTCTTCTGCATTTCGTCTTTGGTGTGGCATTCAGCATAACATGCTGGCGGTTGCAAGCTTTCATTGAATATCTCCCAGAGAAGAATACCAAATGAGTAGACATTACTGCTAACATCTATGGCGCTTTCATTACGAAACACTTCTGGTGCTTGATGAAATGCGGGGCACTTAAGCCAAGAGTCGTCAAAAAGAGACTCTCTGAGTTTCAGCATATCTAATTTTGCTCGCTTTTCTTTGTCGAGctacaaaaataatttaatgtTTTAATTCAATTGTTTCTGTCATATCcctatatgtatatgtactcACTGAGAAATCGTTTATCACCAAGTTGCGGAGTACGATGCTCTCCGAATGCAAAAATGACAGACATTGACAGACGTCAAGTGCGATCAGCTTCTTCTCGTAACTGCTTAGACCTGATCTAAGAGCTTCTGGCAGCGTCATTGCCCTCTTTTCCATTAATTGGACTAGTCGTTGTGTTTCATCTTTAGTATCTAATGGACTGATGAAAACACCTTCCACTTTTACAACACATTTGTAGATTTGGTCATTTCCTTGTAGAgttctacaaacaaacatttgtCATGTTGTACTTACGTCTAGGAGTGAAATGTATGCGAGCGAAAGGGCATGACATAATGTGTGCACTTGTGCATCTAGTTTCATCTCTTGGTGGTCTCTTTCActaaacaggcaaacaacaacatgcagtaGCAAGAGCTCATATAATAGCAATAACAACAGGAACAGTTTGAAGGAAACGTAGGGTTAGTGTTTGGATTCTTGTACATTTTGATTTATGTATTCTAAGTATATTGGCGTCTTAAAATTGAATCTGATTACCTCAATGCGTAGAATGGTTGCGCCACATGTTCACACGCCTTTTGCAACGGTGCATTGAATACCTTTATTACCAGGCTATCGTGTTTGTCTACACCGTTGCACGAAGAATACGCAAATGTCGAGCTGTGCCTTCCTTCTCCTATCATTTCTCCTCGTTCTGGTTCTCCTGTTTCAAAACAGCACTGCATCGCGTAAAGCCGTAGTAGAAGTAAGGAGATTTTTGGAGTAAATTCTGTGCGAAAGTAAAGAATATCATCCTGACTTCTCAATTTCGCCTTATGTAATTCAATTATTTGCTCATGAGATTGAACATAGTTTCGATGTTTTTCGTCTAATTTCCTCTTGCAGTTATCTACAATCCTTGTTGCCAACTGTGTCACGTCTAGTATAGACAATATTTCTTGTGCAATCGACTCTTTCCATTTCTCGTCGAGGTCTACTAGCCCCACCAAAGTTTTTGTCAAAGCTTTAAAGAGCTTAGGAACACCGGTGGTGACGTCATTAAACGTCTGTCTCAGCGACATATTGACCGCTTCAGGAATAAGACAAAAGAGATCGAGCCCTGCTTCATACGCTTTGCCGCTTTCTTTAGTGCTTTCAGCTATACTGAACAAATTGGGGTGATCGGACTGAAACATACAGCGCCAAATGTCGCAGATCATAACGTTAAAGCTTCCCATTGCGACTTGGAAAAGGAGTTCAAAACTCTTGACATATTTCTCCTTTACTTCTTCTATTCTTTTCGTGATTTCTTGGTTCAAGATGCGCATCGTCATGTTGGCAATAGTATCTATGAACGCGACAGCGGGAACGGTTTCGTCTTCATTTTCAAAGTTAAAGTCTTCGGCAGTTATTATCTTAGCGTTTCTAAGAATTCTTGGATTTGTTGCTTTGCACGCATCGTGAACGGCAACTTCAATTGATTTACGTTCTTGGGACAAGAACTCGAGACAGTCGGTGTAGCCCTTTTTTTCAGCTTCTTCTGCTTTTTGCAGAATTTCAAGCATTGAAACATTCGAAGAAGCAGACCGTGTGCTGATTGTTCCTTCGGCAAAGCGAGCTACGACTGCGTTTGCCTTTCTAATCGTACTAAGAACATGGTGCACCAGGATCTTTTCTAATTTGAGGTTTAGGTGTTTTGTAAAGTTATCAAATTGCTCTTTGTAATACTCAGCCTGGTAAACATCTTTGCCAAGTCTACTGGCTTTTAACATTTTGACAGATACCGGATGAAAACTGGATGCGTTCCGATCGGTACCTGTGTCTGATACAAACCCATATGTCATTAGACCGTCAAACGTTGCTTGAGCCTTGTTTAGAAGGACTTTTTTACAATCTCCATGAACATAAACTGCCGATCCGTCGCCGGAAACTTGCAACTCGCCGTCACCGTGGTCCCGCCTCAAATTTTCTTCTTCGTGATCTATTTTGTTGCACACGAACATCAGCCTCCTGTTGCCCATTTTGTTTGTGAGAATTTCTATGAGTTTACGATCCTATTACAcaaagcatacaaacaaacattgtcCGCTATAGATTTCCGTGtatttacatttttattgAGCTACTAACCTCTTTTGTGACAGTGAGATTTCCGTCTAAAACGTAAACAGGCAGCAATGCAGGATGTGTTATTCTCGTTACCGCTACATTAATGGCTTCGTTAAGCGCTGATTTCTCACCCCAACCAGGAAGATCAACAAATTCCAGACCTGGATACAAAACAGGATTTGGTACTCCGAAGAGCAATTCGACTTCAAACACTCTTGGATCCTTTTTCTCTTCGTCGCTAAGCTGAATATCTTTTACAGTTGGCCGAATTCTGTTTTTAAACGACTGTCTCGGTTCTGGCTTTCCCTCAAAGGGTATCTGTTCCTTGTAAAGACTCGTGTAGTACTTGAGCCTTACCATGCGAGATGTGCACGGATCAGGTGCAACCGGTAACCATGTGCCCTCTCCTAAGAGCTCATTTGCAAGTGAGCTTTTACCTGCATTGACTTGGCCAAAAAACGCTATTGTTGGCTTAACACCAAGACGCTTCTGGATTTCTTCGATTTCTTTGACTGAAATTATTTGACCGATTGTAATTTGCTTATCTGATTTTTCAACTTCTTCAAACGTTTTAAGCATATCTTGGAAGATCAGTTTTATCGTTTTTTGTCCGTAATGATAGCGATTCAAAATTGGCCGCCATTTTGCTTCGGGAGGAGTAGCCTGTTGCACTTGTGCCATGCTGtgtaatttctgtcaaacatacaaacaaaacagttaGTCTTAAAACTCAGTATAAACGTAAAGTCTCTACTACGTGTCGGCTTTGTCGATTGAGCTCAGCCCACTGCGAACAAATTAATGCGTTTACGGAGGACTGCCACGGATCTAGcgagaatgccgaatgtgaatgcaaagatactaagaagatctgccttcttgccgtcagtggttcctctctaaaagtaaaatggtgtcggtggAACTGTTTTTCGCTCAGACATGTACAGAACTTCTCATTACTACCGTACGGCTTACCTATAGTTGCtcgagtatttgtttatctttgttcttttaatatccgaagagaaacgttcagcgcgccgtctagtgtgtgctacagaggacgttcctattttcacatccggttTGTTCAATTTCTCTTGCCGTTGATTGTGTAGAAGGTTCCAATCCCGGATGTAGAATGGGAACGTTCTCTGTTGcagctcttccgcgcagtcgctgagctaaacgcacgtgaatcgcgcgaggaggaggagctttgcTGGAGCTTTCGAGACcccggatccggtttcatagcgtGGATAGGGCTAATTCGATTGACTAAAGAGCTCTTTAGTGTAATTGCTCTTGATTCATGAAGCGCAAAGTAtccctccgcggagagcgcttCACGAAAGCCAACGAAGTTGTTGTTGGACAAATTGcttacgttaattaataatggGCCCAgaaatggcctacatggggcTGCTCCGGTAAAACTACTCTCCTCAGCAGCGTTTCTTTCTACTCAATTTATCTGCAGGTTTGAAACCGATGTAGCagtgttcaccactcttgcgcgtctactctggaAATGGCGTGAGAACTACCGCCGGCCCTGTTTCACTCAGCGGTTTATTGACCTCTCCAGACGGGATTTGAGTCCACGTCATGATCACATGGCGCAGTCTTTCTGACAGCTGTAGACTACTTCTAGTGAGTACTGATTGAAAATGGGGGGTGTGGATTCgctggactggactactgCTGGACTCCAATCCGCACCTCACTAGCTTCAGTCTACCTAGGTAATTCTTGCCACGTCGTTTTTTGCCAGGTTCGCTGCAAAGAATCTACATACGAGTGTACATGATGTACTGTAATACCTAAAAAATACGTACACACGGCATGTGGAATTGCCTAAGTAAATGCGCAAGTGCAGTAGCATGCATCACCGACCTCGCCCACTCCTAGTCGgtagccacgcccatttcgcGAGAGGGAAAGACCTGGTGACGTATTAACAACGTGAATACGTGAAATGTGTGGTATGATTGATAATGAAGCTGAAATGGACTTTAACGAAACAGTTAAACGTAGTTGAATTCGCTCGGAGTCGCGCTGCTACGCTGCTGCGTTCACGTGGGCCATGCATGCAACTGAAGTCgagttttcaaaaagtggAGCGGTCATGGCCACTGCTGCCGCTGCGGCTTCGTGGGCACTGCATCATTTTGATGTAGGAAATGAGCATGACTACCTAACAAtatacatacccatccctagtAGGTACCCATCATCTTCTCAAAACGTTTCTAGCTAACTTGTCTATCTATCAAGCTGAAGAGATCAACTACTGGTGCACGTAGTATTTACCGTACAAAGGACGTACTCGCAGCTGTCGTTGCTGGTGCACTCCAACCTCTGGAATGGAATGGAACTAGAGCTCTTCGACAAATCTCTGCGTGCGATCGTTGTATTGTGTTTACCAATTATTGTTATCTATCACCCACGCAACACATGCACGCAATGACGCATTCGTGGGCAGATTACTGctcgactctcgattttgatTGGTTGGTCTCACACCGCAGTACCTCTCTTCCTGGAATGTGCTCTCACGGATCACAAGCTAAGTGCATGTGGGTTGGAACAAAGGGTCGGTGGTTCTTACAACGGTTGTTGGTGGTCCTTCATACTGACACATCAAGTGCGTTGTGTTTTGTCGATTTGAGTTTTAGTAGACCAACGGATTTTATTGTGCAGGAGCTTTGGTTCTACTAGTAACATCACAGGACGAGTAGCTATCTTTAGCCACTTACTTGTTTACACAGCTAGACGTGCACAGCCGGTGATCAGAAACATCCGACTGCTTTCTACTAGCTTGGCTTCAATGGCAACGTCCAGGCTTCTCGATTCGCTACACGACTTTCGGTCCAGATTTGCCACGTTCGAGCAAACTCGTGTCAAACTTCGCCAGATCTACAGCGAAACTCGAGACGCATGGCACAGATGGTGTAAAATATCACCTAGCGGAAATGTTCTAAATTCTTCCGCATTCGATGCCTCCGCTCGAGAAGACGGCCCCTCTGACGACTCACCAGAGGTTCCTGTGACTTTTGAGACTCGAATGGCCAACGTCACTAGATTGCTAGAAGAGAAGCCAACACTGATGTTTGTTGGTCAGCTCAAAAGTGGCAAGAGCACGCTTGCAAATGCCATTCTACGACATCACATTCTACCGTCTGATGCAGGACCATGTACGGCTCGAATGGTAAAACTGAAATTTAGTGGAGAGTCGAAACAAGAAAAAGGGGGAATCGGTGAGGCGTACCTGCAATTGCTAAAGGCAGACGGTACTGTTATTGGAGAACGAGTGCAACTTGAAATTGTCATAGATTCAAAAGGAATTAGTCGTTTACAGATTCCGCAGGATTTAGTGAGTCTAGGTCGAGAAACGGGATTTGGATCGAGACGCCTTCCGTTTAGGATGGAAAGCGGAGAAGCAACGGAACACGCAGCTTGGGTAGAGATTTACTGTTCTCAGATCTCTTGCAGTTTATTCAATTTGTAGATTCGCCAGGAAGAGGAGAAAATGAGCATCTAGATGAGCTGGTATGCGACACCGTATCACATGGTCTCGTCCAGACTCTAGTGTACGTCATTGACGGATGTCGGGGACTGACACCAAAGGTGAGAAGCAGTTTCAACAACGTCTATACGTGTTctacaataagacacaaactATAACATTATCAATCGTCTTTCTATAATCACCTCAATTATCTACATCTCTACAGTATAGATCGCACGAATTGCATACAATGTCGTGTTGAACCACATAGCTTGAAACATTTTTTTGTCATGTTGTCGTGTTGAACTATATTTTGTTCGTTCATCTAGGATACAAGCGACCTGCGCTGGATTAGAAATCGGTTGAGAGAAAACAGTGGAGGTAAAGGAAGAATATTTTTTGTGTGCACTCGCATTGACGAAGCTCTTAGTAAAGACGAAGACGAACCACCAACCGAATTTGCGAGTAACCAGTTGCCAGAATGTTCGGACGACGGAGACAGCGATCAAGATGTCGAGCAAGGCTCAGATGGCCACGAAGACAACGACCATTACATTACTGACAGTGACAGAGATAAATGCGGTTTTCCCCAGTATTCTACTAAAATTCACGAGCGAGTTTTTGACAGCTTGGTTACTGAAGGATGGCTTACATGCGAGCAAGGCGTGCCGTTGTCATACGATCAGTGTCCTTTGTTTCACGCCGTCTCTGCTCACTCAGCAAAGCAGCTGACAGAATCGGAGGGCGAAAATCCGTTTGTTAGAGACTTTCTAAGGTTTGAAAGGTGTCTAGCAGAAGTTATTGTTGAAAATCTGAATGTCCACGTAAAGGACGCGCTGAACGAGTTGATAAGTAAGCAAAAGTTACTAATAGAAACGATGTttcatttcaaatttattCAGGCCCGTAAAGCCATTTCAGCTCAACATCGACTTCGATTTATAATTGAAATAGAAGAGAGAGTATACCAAGAAATGAAAACGATGACAGCTGGAAGTCACTTCTCTCAACTACGAGGCATGATAAAAGAAGTGAGAAATGTATGTCTTCAAGAACTGCCTCAGAAAGCCGGAACAGAAGACTTTATCGTGAATGAAGAGATTCCTAAAGCACGTGATAAACAAGTAGCAAATGAAGTTCGTGAGTTTGTTCGTGACGAATTCAATAAGATGTTTTGCGAACGGGCTCGCCATCAAATGAAGGTGCTAAATGTGGCGGACACAGTTGAAAGATGCGTAAAGTCTATGCAAGATCAAGTAAAACACGATTTGCAGGCTGTCCGCATTGTCAAAACTGTAATTCAAGCGGGGTATCAGCTGGTTTCTAAAGAAGCTAATGTAAATAAGGGATTGCCTTTCATGCTAATACTTAAAGACATCTTCAGCAGAGCCAGGGGAGATGACTTGAACGccaaatacacaaaacaatgGAAGGAAAcagttgcacgtgactttctaAAGTCACTTAAATCTAAGGAGCTTGCAACAGAGTATTGCAAAGACATAGAAGATACACTGGAAAAGGCACACAAAGATTTCCGAAGTAGTATTGCAGAGTTAGAAGCTGCAACACAAGAAATTGTCGACAAAGCTCGACGTAACCAACACCAAATTCGAATCAGTGATGGATATGATTTGGCTGCAGTTTACTTGAAATCAAAATCAATTCTGGATACTCTTCAGTATGGTGTGCCTGAGAAAGCAAAGGTTATTGGGAAAGGTCCAACAAGCACCGTCTACAGATGCAAAGGGGGGTCTTGGGGTACAGCAATCGATGTCGTTATCAAAGCTCGCGAACCGTGGCCTCCAGAATCAACACAAATTTGGCCTGCATCTTTGTACTTTGCTAAGTAAGGTTACTTTAAAGTGCATTTTAGTCAGTGAAATAACTAATGTTTAAACACTTTACATTTCAGCGAATGTTTCGATCACGATAATGTACAGAAAGCCATTGGATTCATTTTCCCCCCCAAGGAGCGAGTTGATGAGATCTGGGTGCTTGAAAAATCTTGCCTTTGCAGCCTAGAAGACGTTCTTCAAGGAAATTCTAGCTTTGGCCTTCACTTCAGAGGTCTCTCGTGGCTCAATATAGCAAGAGATGCAGTGAATGGATTGCTACATCTTTATTCCCAAGGAATTCCGCACCACAACATCAAACCATCTAACGTACTGGTAAGTACTATGCTGTATTTGCTAGAATAAAGGGACTCCGTCTCGATTTCTAGTTCAAGGGCAAAAGAATTTGGGGCTAAGGAGGCTCGGAAACCCAACTTTGAGCACAACCTCTaattttgtaagcaaacagtgTACCCTCGTAAATGTTCACACTCCGATGTCATCTAATGCCCCTCCCCTTCCCAACTTGCAAGTCACTCCGCTGTCTctgtactacactgtag
The sequence above is drawn from the Corticium candelabrum chromosome 8, ooCorCand1.1, whole genome shotgun sequence genome and encodes:
- the LOC134183071 gene encoding dual serine/threonine and tyrosine protein kinase-like is translated as MIKEVRNVCLQELPQKAGTEDFIVNEEIPKARDKQVANEVREFVRDEFNKMFCERARHQMKVLNVADTVERCVKSMQDQVKHDLQAVRIVKTVIQAGYQLVSKEANVNKGLPFMLILKDIFSRARGDDLNAKYTKQWKETVARDFLKSLKSKELATEYCKDIEDTLEKAHKDFRSSIAELEAATQEIVDKARRNQHQIRISDGYDLAAVYLKSKSILDTLQYGVPEKAKVIGKGPTSTVYRCKGGSWGTAIDVVIKAREPWPPESTQIWPASLYFANECFDHDNVQKAIGFIFPPKERVDEIWVLEKSCLCSLEDVLQGNSSFGLHFRGLSWLNIARDAVNGLLHLYSQGIPHHNIKPSNVLLSQHLEARLCDMGMYDIAAMKDKEITRAVYFVAPELVLETEGVATTDVYSIGILLWYLFKAYSIQATPPTVVPNPNSYSVCGSSAKASDFFKRVCHSNLRPELEEWSSPGHDLNQAAVLMEKCWRADSSARLDCGSLKDELQQLTVKIK
- the LOC134182956 gene encoding dual serine/threonine and tyrosine protein kinase-like; protein product: MGNRRLMFVCNKIDHEEENLRRDHGDGELQVSGDGSAVYVHGDCKKVLLNKAQATFDGLMTYGFVSDTGTDRNASSFHPVSVKMLKASRLGKDVYQAEYYKEQFDNFTKHLNLKLEKILVHHVLSTIRKANAVVARFAEGTISTRSASSNVSMLEILQKAEEAEKKGYTDCLEFLSQERKSIEVAVHDACKATNPRILRNAKIITAEDFNFENEDETVPAVAFIDTIANMTMRILNQEITKRIEEVKEKYVKSFELLFQVAMGSFNVMICDIWRCMFQSDHPNLFSIAESTKESGKAYEAGLDLFCLIPEAVNMSLRQTFNDVTTGVPKLFKALTKTLVGLVDLDEKWKESIAQEILSILDVTQLATRIVDNCKRKLDEKHRNYVQSHEQIIELHKAKLRSQDDILYFRTEFTPKISLLLLRLYAMQCCFETGEPERGEMIGEGRHSSTFAYSSCNGVDKHDSLVIKVFNAPLQKACEHVAQPFYALRTLQGNDQIYKCVVKVEGVFISPLDTKDETQRLVQLMEKRAMTLPEALRSGLSSYEKKLIALDVCQCLSFLHSESIVLRNLVINDFSLDKEKRAKLDMLKLRESLFDDSWLKCPAFHQAPEVFRNESAIDVSSNVYSFGILLWEIFNESLQPPACYAECHTKDEMQKKVCDDGLRPEKAASVEDEWYAIMQDCWKMPEDRPSVKQLMSRIQDLAKQVVGYSTDLD